A window from Ovis canadensis isolate MfBH-ARS-UI-01 breed Bighorn chromosome 26, ARS-UI_OviCan_v2, whole genome shotgun sequence encodes these proteins:
- the ANKRD37 gene encoding ankyrin repeat domain-containing protein 37 isoform X1: MLLLDCNPEVDSLKHLLETGASVNAPPDSCEQSPVHLAAGGGLACFLLWQLQTGADLNQQLPQAINLTHQLPQECFGETKICCLVCKDVFGEAPLHKAARVGSMECLSLLVASDAQIDLCNKNGQTAEDLAWSCGFPECAKFLTTIKCMQTIKSREHPNKDHCVQVLTQKRSLGSEENTSGKRKCW, encoded by the exons ATGCTGCTGCTCGATTGCAACCCAGAG GTGGATAGTCTGAAGCATCTGCTGGAGACCGGGGCCTCCGTTAACGCACCCCCGGATTCCTGCGAGCAGTCGCCTGTCCACTTGGCTGCAGGTGGCGGCCTTGCTTGCTTTCTTCTCTGGCAGCTGCAGACGGGCGCTGACCTCAACCAGCAG CTTCCTCAAGCAATAAACCTCACTCATCAACTTCCACAAGAGTGTTTTGGGGAGACTAAAATATGCTGTCTTGTCTGTAAGGATGTTTTTGGAGAAGCTCCACTACACAAGGCAGCAAGAGTTGGAAGCATGGAATGCCTCAGCCTGCTTGTAGCCAGTGATGCCCAAATTGA ttTATGTAATAAGAATGGGCAAACAGCTGAAGATCTTGCTTGGTCATGTGGATTTCCAGAATGTGCCAAGTTTCTTACAACAATTAAATGTATGCAGACAATAAAATCAAGGGAACACCCCAATAAAGATCATTGTGTTCAAGTGCTCACACAGAAACGAAGTTTGGGAAGTGAGGAAAATACAAGTGGGAAAAGGAAGTGTTG
- the ANKRD37 gene encoding ankyrin repeat domain-containing protein 37 isoform X3: MLLLDCNPEVDSLKHLLETGASVNAPPDSCEQSPVHLAAGGGLACFLLWQLQTGADLNQQDVFGEAPLHKAARVGSMECLSLLVASDAQIDLCNKNGQTAEDLAWSCGFPECAKFLTTIKCMQTIKSREHPNKDHCVQVLTQKRSLGSEENTSGKRKCW; the protein is encoded by the exons ATGCTGCTGCTCGATTGCAACCCAGAG GTGGATAGTCTGAAGCATCTGCTGGAGACCGGGGCCTCCGTTAACGCACCCCCGGATTCCTGCGAGCAGTCGCCTGTCCACTTGGCTGCAGGTGGCGGCCTTGCTTGCTTTCTTCTCTGGCAGCTGCAGACGGGCGCTGACCTCAACCAGCAG GATGTTTTTGGAGAAGCTCCACTACACAAGGCAGCAAGAGTTGGAAGCATGGAATGCCTCAGCCTGCTTGTAGCCAGTGATGCCCAAATTGA ttTATGTAATAAGAATGGGCAAACAGCTGAAGATCTTGCTTGGTCATGTGGATTTCCAGAATGTGCCAAGTTTCTTACAACAATTAAATGTATGCAGACAATAAAATCAAGGGAACACCCCAATAAAGATCATTGTGTTCAAGTGCTCACACAGAAACGAAGTTTGGGAAGTGAGGAAAATACAAGTGGGAAAAGGAAGTGTTG
- the ANKRD37 gene encoding ankyrin repeat domain-containing protein 37 isoform X2 — protein MLLLDCNPEVDSLKHLLETGASVNAPPDSCEQSPVHLAAGGGLACFLLWQLQTGADLNQQLPQAINLTHQLPQECFGETKICCLVCKDVFGEAPLHKAARVGSMECLSLLVASDAQIDLCNKNGQTAEDLAWSCGFPECAKFLTTIKCMQTIKSREHPNKDHCVQVLTQKRSLGSEENTSGKRKC, from the exons ATGCTGCTGCTCGATTGCAACCCAGAG GTGGATAGTCTGAAGCATCTGCTGGAGACCGGGGCCTCCGTTAACGCACCCCCGGATTCCTGCGAGCAGTCGCCTGTCCACTTGGCTGCAGGTGGCGGCCTTGCTTGCTTTCTTCTCTGGCAGCTGCAGACGGGCGCTGACCTCAACCAGCAG CTTCCTCAAGCAATAAACCTCACTCATCAACTTCCACAAGAGTGTTTTGGGGAGACTAAAATATGCTGTCTTGTCTGTAAGGATGTTTTTGGAGAAGCTCCACTACACAAGGCAGCAAGAGTTGGAAGCATGGAATGCCTCAGCCTGCTTGTAGCCAGTGATGCCCAAATTGA ttTATGTAATAAGAATGGGCAAACAGCTGAAGATCTTGCTTGGTCATGTGGATTTCCAGAATGTGCCAAGTTTCTTACAACAATTAAATGTATGCAGACAATAAAATCAAGGGAACACCCCAATAAAGATCATTGTGTTCAAGTGCTCACACAGAAACGAAGTTTGGGAAGTGAGGAAAATACAAGTGGGAAAAGGAAGTGTTG A
- the ANKRD37 gene encoding ankyrin repeat domain-containing protein 37 isoform X4, with the protein MLLLDCNPEVDSLKHLLETGASVNAPPDSCEQSPVHLAAGGGLACFLLWQLQTGADLNQQDVFGEAPLHKAARVGSMECLSLLVASDAQIDLCNKNGQTAEDLAWSCGFPECAKFLTTIKCMQTIKSREHPNKDHCVQVLTQKRSLGSEENTSGKRKC; encoded by the exons ATGCTGCTGCTCGATTGCAACCCAGAG GTGGATAGTCTGAAGCATCTGCTGGAGACCGGGGCCTCCGTTAACGCACCCCCGGATTCCTGCGAGCAGTCGCCTGTCCACTTGGCTGCAGGTGGCGGCCTTGCTTGCTTTCTTCTCTGGCAGCTGCAGACGGGCGCTGACCTCAACCAGCAG GATGTTTTTGGAGAAGCTCCACTACACAAGGCAGCAAGAGTTGGAAGCATGGAATGCCTCAGCCTGCTTGTAGCCAGTGATGCCCAAATTGA ttTATGTAATAAGAATGGGCAAACAGCTGAAGATCTTGCTTGGTCATGTGGATTTCCAGAATGTGCCAAGTTTCTTACAACAATTAAATGTATGCAGACAATAAAATCAAGGGAACACCCCAATAAAGATCATTGTGTTCAAGTGCTCACACAGAAACGAAGTTTGGGAAGTGAGGAAAATACAAGTGGGAAAAGGAAGTGTTG A